A genomic segment from Modestobacter roseus encodes:
- a CDS encoding methyl-accepting chemotaxis protein has translation MSASIPPSPKRSWWGDRHVSTKILTGIGTAALAGTVIGVVGIQALNSAADRTEQIYSNNLTSLSAIAAMQDDVQELRVQSRNAALAVDGAATQQALAAIPEVLTRYEEHRSAYAAATSNSAKRAVLDEADALVDQWSVFSTDVLAPRAVANDYAGWIAANSQNLLLTEATTGLGELAEEERASASTAAAAAREEAEAARLVVLATLIAGVVAAVTVGLMVARGIARGLRRVQDAARALAAGDLTTTVGLTTRDELGQVGAAVDGALAELRSVMASVVASSDAVAAASEELSASSAQISASAEETSAQSNVVSAAAEEVSRNVGTVAAGAEEMGASIREISQNANEAARVAAQAVAEAEATTVTVTKLGDSSREIGEVVKAITSIAEQTNLLALNATIEAARAGDAGKGFAVVANEVKELAQETARATEDIARRVEAIQGDTSGAVAAIGRISEVIGSINDFQLTIASAVEEQTATTNEMSRSVQEAAGGSTEIAANITGVSSAASSTTQALGQTRQAVDELSRMASDLRGSVARFTY, from the coding sequence ATGTCCGCATCGATCCCCCCGTCCCCGAAGCGCTCCTGGTGGGGCGACCGCCACGTCAGCACCAAGATCCTCACGGGCATCGGCACTGCGGCCCTGGCTGGCACAGTGATCGGCGTCGTCGGGATCCAGGCACTGAACTCAGCCGCCGATCGCACCGAGCAGATCTACAGCAACAACCTCACCAGCCTCAGCGCGATCGCGGCGATGCAGGACGACGTGCAAGAACTCCGGGTCCAGTCGCGCAATGCCGCGCTGGCCGTCGATGGCGCCGCCACCCAGCAGGCGCTCGCCGCCATCCCCGAAGTGCTCACCCGGTACGAGGAGCACCGGTCGGCCTACGCGGCGGCCACCAGCAACAGCGCGAAGCGTGCGGTGCTGGACGAGGCTGATGCCCTCGTGGACCAGTGGTCGGTCTTCTCGACCGACGTGCTCGCGCCGCGGGCCGTGGCCAACGACTACGCCGGCTGGATCGCGGCCAACAGCCAGAACCTCCTCCTCACCGAGGCGACGACCGGTCTCGGTGAGCTGGCGGAGGAGGAGCGGGCCAGCGCCTCGACCGCGGCTGCTGCTGCCCGGGAGGAGGCCGAGGCAGCGCGTCTCGTCGTGCTGGCCACGCTGATCGCCGGGGTCGTCGCGGCCGTGACCGTCGGGTTGATGGTGGCCCGCGGCATCGCGCGCGGGCTGCGCCGGGTGCAGGACGCCGCCCGGGCGCTCGCGGCGGGCGACCTGACCACGACCGTCGGGCTGACGACCAGGGACGAGCTCGGGCAGGTCGGCGCGGCCGTGGACGGTGCGCTCGCCGAGCTGCGGTCGGTGATGGCGTCGGTGGTGGCGTCCTCGGATGCCGTGGCGGCGGCGTCGGAGGAGCTGAGCGCGTCCTCGGCGCAGATCTCGGCGTCGGCGGAGGAGACCTCGGCGCAGTCGAACGTGGTGTCGGCGGCGGCGGAGGAGGTGTCGCGCAACGTGGGCACGGTGGCCGCGGGTGCGGAGGAGATGGGTGCGTCGATCCGGGAGATCAGCCAGAACGCGAACGAAGCGGCGCGGGTGGCGGCGCAGGCGGTGGCCGAGGCCGAGGCCACCACGGTCACGGTGACCAAGCTGGGCGACAGCTCCCGGGAGATCGGTGAGGTGGTCAAGGCCATCACCTCGATCGCGGAGCAGACGAACCTGCTGGCGCTGAACGCGACGATCGAGGCGGCCCGGGCCGGGGACGCCGGCAAGGGGTTCGCGGTCGTGGCGAACGAGGTGAAGGAGCTGGCCCAGGAGACGGCGCGGGCGACGGAGGACATCGCGCGCCGGGTGGAGGCGATCCAGGGCGACACCTCGGGTGCGGTGGCCGCGATCGGGCGGATCAGCGAGGTCATCGGCAGCATCAACGACTTCCAGCTGACCATCGCCAGCGCGGTGGAGGAGCAGACGGCGACGACGAACGAGATGTCCCGGTCGGTGCAGGAGGCCGCGGGCGGCTCGACGGAGATCGCCGCGAACATCACCGGCGTCTCCAGCGCGGCGTCCTCGACCACGCAGGCGCTGGGGCAGACCCGGCAGGCCGTGGACGAGCTGTCCCGGATGGCCAGCGACCTGCGCGGCAGCGTCGCCCGCTTCACCTACTGA
- a CDS encoding chemotaxis protein CheW — MSSATATMPASAQLATFWLDGDLFGVEVEHVQEVLRSQGITRVPLAPPAVAGLINLRGQVVTAIELRERLGRKPRPEGQEPVVIVIRLHGEAVSVLVDSIADVVDVNVRDFEAPPDTLDGVGRDLIRGAYKLDGQLLLALDVNRAVGT, encoded by the coding sequence ATGAGCAGTGCGACCGCCACGATGCCGGCCAGTGCGCAGCTGGCCACCTTCTGGCTCGACGGCGACCTGTTCGGCGTGGAGGTGGAGCACGTGCAGGAGGTGCTCCGCAGCCAGGGCATCACCCGGGTCCCGCTCGCGCCGCCGGCCGTCGCCGGGCTGATCAACCTGCGCGGCCAGGTGGTCACCGCCATCGAGCTGCGCGAGCGGCTGGGCCGCAAGCCCCGGCCCGAGGGCCAGGAGCCGGTGGTGATCGTGATCCGGCTGCACGGCGAGGCGGTCAGCGTGCTGGTCGACAGCATCGCCGACGTCGTCGACGTCAACGTCCGGGACTTCGAGGCCCCGCCGGACACCCTCGACGGCGTCGGCCGCGACCTGATCCGGGGCGCCTACAAGCTCGACGGGCAGCTGCTGCTCGCCCTCGACGTCAACCGCGCGGTCGGCACCTGA
- a CDS encoding chemotaxis protein CheA, with translation MDGLDDIVEEFLVESHENLDQLDQDLVALEQDPRSRERLSSIFRTIHTIKGTSGFLAFNRLEEVAHVGENLLSRLRDGALDLTPSRTSALLSMTDTIRALLAAIEASGGEGTVDVADTVALLSAALEESPAAAAAPAEEPAPVEPAPAPVEPAPVAAAPAKKAPVRKAPAKAAAKAPAKKAPVRKAPAKAAAPPVVPAPAAAPEVESIHAPAPGVIDLPAVAEVHQEVPVDVPPTPVAPAVPAEAAGDLAPEPGTPEAQSGRRAVADSTIRVDVDLLDNLMLLVGELVLTRNQIVQYVGRQNDQDLVRASQRLNLIASELQESAMKTRMQPIDHIWSKLPRVVRDLGLQCGKSVRLEMEGRDTELDKTLLEAVKDPLTHLVRNSVDHGIEDKAGRAAAGKPAEGVLTLRSRHESGQVVVEVADDGAGIDPAKIGAKAVERGLITADALTRMGPPDLLQLIFLPGFSTAAAVTNVSGRGVGMDVVKTNIEGIGGTIEVESAPGRGTVMRLRIPLTLAIVPALTIECAGDRYAIPQISLQELVALDAEKAAAAVEDVGGASVYRLRGELLPLVHLADVLGLPSDRHDGHVVIAVLSSEGRRFGLVVDRVINTEEIVVKAVSGQLKQIGLYSGATVLGDGAVALILDVQALARRALRTETTDRQEHRNALAAAAVSATERTRMLLAAIGGGRRVAIPLDTVTRLEQVRSETVERVGSREVVQYRGAILPIVRLDRHLGAYGETDREVLEVIVYADHGRSVAIVVEEILDIVDGEAAVQSDIDDLGLLGSAVIGDRVTELLDVRAAILAADPAFYTSSAPLAELPTTGFDSPAFGFDGVSPNHLTEV, from the coding sequence GTGGACGGTCTGGACGACATCGTCGAGGAGTTCCTCGTGGAGAGCCACGAGAACCTCGACCAACTGGACCAGGACCTCGTGGCCCTGGAGCAGGACCCCCGCTCCCGTGAGCGCCTGTCGAGCATCTTCCGCACGATCCACACCATCAAGGGCACCAGCGGCTTCCTCGCCTTCAACCGGCTGGAGGAGGTCGCGCACGTCGGGGAGAACCTGCTGTCCCGGCTGCGCGACGGCGCCCTGGACCTGACCCCCTCGCGGACCAGCGCCCTGCTGTCGATGACCGACACCATCCGTGCGCTGCTGGCCGCCATCGAGGCCTCCGGCGGTGAGGGCACGGTCGACGTCGCCGACACCGTGGCCCTGCTCAGCGCCGCGCTGGAGGAGTCCCCGGCCGCCGCGGCAGCTCCCGCCGAGGAGCCCGCCCCGGTGGAGCCCGCTCCTGCGCCGGTCGAGCCGGCTCCCGTCGCGGCCGCCCCGGCGAAGAAGGCGCCCGTGCGCAAGGCCCCGGCCAAGGCGGCCGCCAAGGCCCCGGCGAAGAAGGCGCCCGTGCGCAAGGCCCCGGCAAAGGCCGCTGCACCCCCCGTCGTCCCGGCGCCCGCGGCGGCGCCGGAGGTCGAGTCCATCCACGCCCCGGCACCGGGGGTCATCGACCTCCCGGCCGTGGCCGAGGTCCACCAGGAGGTCCCCGTGGACGTTCCCCCCACCCCGGTGGCGCCGGCTGTCCCGGCGGAGGCCGCCGGTGACCTGGCTCCGGAGCCGGGCACGCCCGAGGCCCAGTCCGGCCGGCGCGCCGTCGCCGACAGCACCATCCGGGTCGACGTCGACCTGCTGGACAACCTGATGCTGCTGGTCGGTGAGCTGGTGCTCACCCGCAACCAGATCGTCCAGTACGTCGGCCGGCAGAACGACCAGGACCTGGTGCGCGCCTCGCAGCGGCTCAACCTGATCGCCAGCGAGCTGCAGGAGAGCGCGATGAAGACGCGCATGCAGCCGATCGACCACATCTGGAGCAAGCTCCCCCGGGTCGTCCGCGACCTGGGCCTGCAGTGCGGCAAGTCGGTCCGCCTGGAGATGGAGGGGCGCGACACCGAGCTGGACAAGACCCTGCTCGAGGCGGTCAAGGACCCGCTGACCCACCTGGTGCGCAACTCCGTCGACCACGGCATCGAGGACAAGGCCGGCCGGGCCGCCGCCGGGAAGCCCGCCGAGGGCGTGCTGACCCTGCGCTCGCGGCACGAGAGCGGCCAGGTCGTGGTCGAGGTCGCCGACGACGGCGCGGGCATCGACCCGGCCAAGATCGGCGCCAAGGCCGTGGAGCGGGGGCTGATCACCGCCGACGCGCTGACCCGGATGGGTCCGCCGGACCTGCTGCAGCTCATCTTCCTGCCCGGCTTCTCCACCGCCGCGGCGGTCACCAACGTCTCCGGCCGCGGCGTCGGCATGGACGTGGTGAAGACCAACATCGAGGGCATCGGCGGCACCATCGAGGTCGAGTCGGCGCCGGGCCGTGGCACCGTCATGCGCCTGCGCATCCCGCTGACCCTGGCGATCGTCCCCGCGCTGACCATCGAGTGCGCCGGCGACCGCTACGCCATCCCGCAGATCAGCCTGCAGGAGCTGGTGGCGCTGGACGCCGAGAAGGCTGCCGCCGCCGTCGAGGACGTCGGTGGTGCCTCGGTCTACCGCCTCCGCGGCGAGCTGCTCCCCCTGGTCCACCTGGCCGACGTGCTCGGCCTGCCCTCGGACCGGCACGACGGGCACGTCGTGATCGCCGTGCTCAGCTCCGAAGGGCGTCGGTTCGGCCTGGTGGTCGACCGGGTCATCAACACCGAGGAGATCGTGGTCAAGGCCGTCAGCGGCCAGCTCAAGCAGATCGGGCTGTACTCCGGGGCCACCGTCCTGGGTGACGGCGCCGTCGCGCTGATCCTGGACGTGCAGGCGCTGGCCCGCCGTGCCCTGCGCACCGAGACCACCGACCGGCAGGAGCACCGCAACGCCCTGGCCGCCGCGGCCGTCTCGGCCACCGAGCGGACCCGGATGCTGCTGGCCGCGATCGGCGGGGGCCGCCGGGTGGCCATCCCGCTGGACACCGTCACCCGTCTCGAGCAGGTGCGCAGCGAGACCGTGGAGCGGGTCGGCTCCCGCGAGGTCGTGCAGTACCGCGGCGCGATCCTGCCGATCGTCCGGCTCGACCGGCACCTGGGTGCCTACGGCGAGACCGACCGTGAGGTGCTCGAGGTCATCGTCTACGCCGACCACGGCCGCAGCGTCGCGATCGTCGTGGAGGAGATCCTCGACATCGTCGACGGCGAGGCCGCCGTGCAGAGCGACATCGACGACCTCGGCCTGCTGGGCTCCGCGGTGATCGGCGACCGGGTCACCGAGCTGCTCGACGTCCGGGCCGCGATCCTCGCCGCCGACCCGGCCTTCTACACCAGCAGCGCGCCGCTCGCCGAACTGCCGACGACCGGCTTCGACTCCCCCGCCTTCGGCTTCGACGGCGTCTCCCCGAACCACCTGACGGAGGTCTGA